From Candidatus Tisiphia endosymbiont of Melanophora roralis, a single genomic window includes:
- a CDS encoding transposase encodes MLVGQKSGKQYQRTNIIAGLVNNKPIAPFVFNGTCNTELFNNWVEKFLIKELKAGQVVVLDNASFHKSKKTKELIESVGCKVIFLPPYSPDLNPYFYPQFWERNIDNISILSVRFS; translated from the coding sequence TTGTTGGTTGGACAAAAAAGTGGTAAACAGTATCAAAGAACTAATATCATAGCTGGTTTGGTAAATAATAAGCCGATAGCCCCTTTTGTGTTTAATGGAACTTGTAATACAGAACTATTTAATAATTGGGTTGAGAAGTTTTTAATTAAAGAATTAAAAGCAGGACAGGTTGTAGTACTAGATAATGCTAGTTTCCATAAATCAAAGAAGACGAAAGAATTAATAGAATCAGTAGGTTGTAAGGTTATTTTTTTACCCCCATATTCACCAGACTTAAATCCTTACTTTTACCCACAATTTTGGGAGAGAAATATAGATAATATTTCGATACTTTCTGTAAGATTTTCGTAG